In Zea mays cultivar B73 chromosome 7, Zm-B73-REFERENCE-NAM-5.0, whole genome shotgun sequence, the following proteins share a genomic window:
- the LOC541863 gene encoding kinesin-related protein11, whose amino-acid sequence MSARGVRPGVLHHKENNPADAQPGKRQRTAAGAGRQPLAAAPPPQEEPMVFSGREDVDALLNEKMKGKNKMDYKGKSEQMMEYIKKLRACTKWLLEREDANLVEIERITGQLDATHKQHSEIVAVLKNTIEETKSICEELQKQCASLQEALKTVEAEKMDALRSLGDEREARMGVESLRNGLLEDLNRAKLEEKRLNDQIKMLQDTNKRLQEYNTSLQQYNCNLQADATKNAETIVKLQKEKNTMVETMNGLKDHANSVKMQLDIARSLQNEATKQKTDLLKEVESIRMELQRAREDRDTKSAQVDSLLVDIGTYKEMTGKSVIELDSAMAKTSALEETCSSQRKMIETLEIKLAAANEKLKRSNMTASETMTEYENMKKMLESVQSRLEEAEQTILEGENLRKKLHNTILELKGNIRVFCRVRPLLPNESGAVSYPKNGENLGRGIELLHNAQGYSFTFDKVFDHSASQEHVFIEISQLVQSALDGYKVCIFAYGQTGSGKTYTMMGNPELEDQKGMIPRSLEQIFQASQTLNSQGWRYKMQASMLEIYNETIRDLLATNRMAVQDVGASKYSIKHDTNGNTNVSDLTIIDVTSINEVSSLLRRAAQSRSVGRTQMNEESSRSHCVFTLRIFGVNEGTDQQVQGVLNLIDLAGSERLNKSGATGDRLKETVAINKSLSCLSDVIFSIAKKEEHVPFRNSKLTYLLQPCLGGDSKTLMFVNLSPEASSTGESLCSLRFAARVNSCEIGIPRRQTQMRSSQ is encoded by the exons ATGTCCGCGCGAGGGGTGCGCCCGGGGGTGCTGCACCACAAGGAGAACAATCCGGCGGACGCGCAGCCTGGAAAGCGCCAGCGCACCGCCGCTGGGGCCGGGAGGCAGCCGCTCGCCGCTGCACCGCCGCCGCAGGAGGAGCCCATGGTGTTCTCGGGCAGGGAGGACGTCGACGCTCTCCTCAACGAGAAAATGAAGGGGAAGAACAAGATGGACTACAAG GGGAAGAGCGAGCAAATGATGGAATACATCAAGAAGCTTCGAGCCTGTACCAAATGGCTTCTTGAGCGGGAAGATGCAAATCTTGTTGAAATCGAGAGGATCACTGGTCAGCTTGACGCGACACACAAGCAACACTCTGAGATAG TGGCTGTCTTGAAGAATACTATTGAAGAAACAAAATCAATATGTGAGGAACTTCAAAAACAATGTGCATCTCTACAAGAGGCTCTAAAGACAGTGGAGGCTGAAAAAATG GATGCCCTGAGGTCTCTAGGAGATGAGAGGGAGGCCAGGATGGGTGTGGAATCTTTGCGGAATGGACTTCTAGAAGATCTGAACAGGGCAAAGTTGGAGGAAAAACGCCTTAATGATCAG ATTAAGATGCTTCAGGACACAAATAAAAGGCTTCAAGAATATAACACAAGCCTGCAACAATACAATTGCAACCTTCAAGCAGATGCAACAAAGAATGCGGAAACAATAGTAAAGCTGCAAAAGGAGAAGAACACTATGGTCGAGACAATGAATGGTCTGAAAGATCATGCTAACTCAGTAAAAATGCAACTAGACATTGCAAGG TCTTTGCAAAATGAAGCCACAAAACAAAAGACCGATTTATTAAAGGAAGTTGAAAGTATTAGAATGGAGCTTCAACGTGCAAGGGAGGACCGTGACACTAAATCTGCTCAAGTAGATTCTTTGCTGGTTGATATTGGAACATACAAAGAAATGACTGGAAAATCCGTCATTGAGTTAGATAGCGCCATGGCAAAAACCTCTGCCCTAGAG GAAACATGTTCGTCTCAAAGGAAGATGATAGAGACATTGGAAATTAAGCTTGCAGCTGCCAATGAAAAGTTAAAG AGGTCTAATATGACGGCCTCGGAAACCATGACCGAGTATGAGAACATGAAGAAAATGCTGGAAAGTGTTCAGTCTCGCCTTGAAGAGGCCGAGCAAACAATTCTGGAAGGAGAGAATTTACGAAAAAAGTTACATAATACAATTCTT GAGTTGAAgggaaacatcagagtattttgtAGAGTTAGGCCTTTGCTGCCAAATGAATCAGGAGCAGTATCATATCCAAAGAATGGAGAAAACTTAGGCCGAGGCATTGAGTTGTTACATAATG CACAGGGATATTCGTTTACTTTTGATAAAGTATTTGATCATTCGGCGTCACAAGAACATGTGTTCATAGAAATATCTCAACTTGTCCAAAGTGCCCTAGATGGCTATAAG GTCTGCATATTTGCCTATGGGCAAACTGGTTCTGGTAAAACATATACAATGATGGGCAACCCTGAGTTAGAAGATCAAAAAGGAATGATACCACGATCTCTGGAGCAAATTTTTCAAGCTAGCCAGACACTTAACTCACAGGGTTGGAGATATAAGATGCAG GCCTCAATGTTGGAGATTTACAACGAGACTATACGCGACTTGCTAGCAACGAATCGCATGGCTGTTCAGGATGTTGGTGCTTCAAAGTACAGTATCAAGCATGATACTAATGGTAACACGAATGTGTCGGACCTTACGATCATTGACGTAACTAGTATCAACGAAGTTTCTTCTCTCCTTAGGCGGGCTGCTCAGAGCAG ATCAGTTGGTAGAACACAAATGAATGAGGAATCATCAAGAAGTCACTGTGTTTTCACTCTTCGGATTTTCGGTGTAAATGAG GGAACGGATCAACAAGTGCAAGGAGTGCTGAATCTTATAGATCTAGCAGGCAGTGAGCGCCTGAACAAAAGTGGTGCCACGGGTGATCGGTTGAAAGAGACAGTG GCTATCAACAAAAGCTTGTCATGTTTAAGTGATGTCATCTTCTCGATTGCAAAGAAAGAGGAACACGTTCCATTTCGGAACTCAAAGCTGACATATCTGCTCCAG CCGTGTCTCGGAGGGGACTCGAAGACACTGATGTTTGTGAATCTGTCTCCTGAAGCGTCCTCGACAGGGGAGTCTCTTTGCTCATTGCGGTTTGCTGCAAGGGTGAACTCCTGTGAGATCGGGATCCCCAGGCGCCAAACCCAGATGCGGAGCTCACAATGA